A single window of Pseudomonas lijiangensis DNA harbors:
- a CDS encoding DUF6162 family protein yields the protein MSTSTRQIVRPAGAGHETLYVLLLCLLILGVAATVVGLRGENHEVQTVASHQLDARRDLSAAEQGIYADLRVTLDEIRLLTQEQQEPITPQQLADEGFAPFARDASSVSRGNHAWQMVGHSYLGLSPMPTTAGSFLLRIEADDKTEADIWITRKDSPAVPTDLSEQALISAGWQQVVAQFDAGVTRQHQH from the coding sequence ATGAGTACATCAACCCGACAGATCGTCCGCCCGGCCGGTGCCGGCCATGAAACCCTTTACGTGCTGCTGTTGTGCCTGTTGATTCTGGGTGTCGCGGCCACGGTGGTGGGCCTGCGCGGCGAAAATCACGAAGTGCAGACCGTCGCCAGTCATCAACTGGATGCCCGACGCGACTTGAGCGCCGCCGAGCAAGGTATCTACGCCGACCTGCGCGTGACCCTGGACGAAATCCGGCTGCTGACCCAGGAGCAACAAGAGCCGATTACCCCTCAGCAACTGGCCGATGAAGGCTTTGCGCCCTTTGCCCGGGACGCCAGTTCCGTGAGCCGTGGCAATCATGCCTGGCAAATGGTCGGGCACTCTTATCTCGGCCTGAGCCCGATGCCGACAACTGCCGGATCCTTCCTGCTGCGCATCGAAGCCGATGACAAGACCGAAGCCGATATCTGGATCACCCGCAAAGACTCGCCAGCCGTACCCACCGACCTCAGCGAACAGGCGCTGATCAGCGCCGGCTGGCAGCAGGTCGTCGCGCAATTCGATGCCGGGGTTACCCGCCAGCATCAACACTGA